The Populus trichocarpa isolate Nisqually-1 chromosome 11, P.trichocarpa_v4.1, whole genome shotgun sequence genome has a segment encoding these proteins:
- the LOC7485098 gene encoding TMV resistance protein N-like gives MAAGKYQESYSSRFSNCKYQVFLSFRGEDTRKNFTDHLYKALIHAGFHTFRDDDEIRRGKNIRLELQKAIKQSKIAIIVFSKNYAWSKWCLDELVKIMERKRNAECIVFPVFYHVDPSEVRNQTGSFAAAFVEHEKHYKEKMERVNGWRIALKEVANLAGMDLGDGYEAPFVQSIVENVSKNLDPKIFYVPLHFIGRDARVQDINSLLQDGSHGAAIALLYGIGGVGKTAIAKSVFNQNYYKFEGKSFLSNFRSKDIVCLQRQLLFDILNKTVEINDEDEGILKIKDALCCRRTLIILDDVDKRDQFNKIIVMQNLLCKGSKIIVTTRNKGLFSANDIQWIRYKVELLDDEKSLELFVGNLAEIENRN, from the exons ATGGCTGCTGGGAAATATCAAGAATCCTACTCTTCACGGTTTTCTAATTGTAAATATCaagtgttcttgagttttagaggtGAAGACACCCGCAAGAACTTTACCGACCACCTCTACAAGGCCCTGATTCATGCAGGGTTTCACACAtttagagatgatgatgaaattcggAGAGGAAAGAATATAAGGCTGGAGCTCCAGAAGgcaataaaacaatcaaaaatagCGATAATCGTGTTCTCCAAAAACTATGCTTGGTCGAAATGGTGCCTCGATGAACTCGTAAAGATCATGGAACGTAAGAGGAATGCTGAATGCATAGTTTTCCCAGTATTCTATCATGTGGATCCATCTGAAGTCAGAAATCAAACTGGGAGCTTTGCTGCAGCATTTGTGGAACATGAAAAGCACTACAAGGAGAAGATGGAGCGGGTGAATGGGTGGAGGATTGCTTTGAAGGAAGTTGCAAATTTAGCTGGAATGGATTTAGGAGATGG GTACGAGGCACCGTTTGTCCAATCTATTGTGGAGAATGTCTCAAAGAATTtggatccaaaaatattttatgtccCCCTTCATTTCATTGGAAGAGATGCTCGAGTACAAGATATCAACTCATTGTTGCAAGATGGATCCCATGGTGCTGCCATTGCTTTACTCTATGGAATTGGTGGAGTTGGAAAGACAGCCATAGCTAAGAGTGTTTTTAACCAGaactattataaatttgaaggaaagagctttctatcaaattttaggtCAAAGGATATAGTTTGCCTACAGAGGCAACTTCTTTTCGACATCCTAAACAAGACTGTCGAGataaatgatgaagatgaaggaaTTCTGAAGATTAAGGATGCATTATGTTGCAGAAGAACTCTTATTATTCTAGATGATGTGGACAAAAGGGaccaattcaataaaatcattgtCATGCAAAATTTGCTTTGTAAAggaagtaaaatcattgtaacAACCAGAAATAAGGGTCTGTTTTCAGCTAATGATATTCAGTGGATCCGGTACAAAGTTGAACTGCTAGATGATGAAAAATCACTTGAGctttttgttggaaatttggCAGAAATAGAGAACAGAAATTGA
- the LOC112323404 gene encoding disease resistance protein RPV1, with product MDVDDAVRILDGLDKGARFGIDNLIDRCLVEINSDQRLWMHQLVRDMGREVARQESPKCQRIWHHEDAFTVLKGTTDAEKLRGLTIDMHALMEYRYAEVVCTDSMVCRKRRRLNFFQQWLSDFFDGGKLQTGQTSLFPILSTDAFRKMPDVKFLQLNYTNFHGSFEHFPKNLIWLCWHGLSWSSIPNHVCLEKLVVLDLSRSCLVDAWKGKPFLPKLKILDLRHSRDLIRTPDFSGLPALEKLILEDCIRLVQFHESIGDLQRLLILNLRNCTSLMELPEEMSRLNSLQELVLNGCSNLNNLNMELEHHQGRKLLQSDGIVASTSFISSLPLKLFFPFRFSTRKMLRFTLFSLPRFLESLDLSGTPICFLPESIKDLGLLRALYLRNCKMLQALPELPFLLDLLDVSFCYSLQGLANPKSWTEGDGCDHLVEFQDRIKQELIQKVDSQMFRIMETVSAQIQPSRFQVLLHPFYCFGNLHFNTFLLLIL from the exons atggatgtggaTGATGCAGTTAGGATACTGGATGGGCTCGATAAAGGTGCAAGATTTGGGATTGACAATCTCATCGATAGATGTCTTGTTGAAATCAACAGTGATCAAAGGTTGTGGATGCATCAACTAGTAAGAGATATGGGTAGGGAAGTTGCTCGTCAAGAATCACCcaaatgtcaaagaatatgGCATCATGAGGATGCTTTTACAGTTTTGAAAGGAACTACT GATGCTGAAAAATTGCGTGGCCTTACCATtgatatgcatgcattaatGGAATATCGTTATGCAGAAGTTGTCTGTACTGATTCAATGGTTTGTCGCAAGCGCCGCAGGCTtaacttctttcaacaatggctTTCCGATTTTTTCGATGGGGGAAAATTACAAACTGGCCAAACAAGTTTGTTTCCCATCCTCAGCACGGATGCTTTTAGAAAGATGCCAGATGTAAAATTTCTTCAACTAAACTACACTAATTTTCATGGAAGTTTTGAGCACTTTCCcaagaatttgatatggttATGTTGGCATGGATTGTCTTGGAGCTCCATACCAAATCACGTATGCTTGGAGAAGCTGGTGGTTCTTGATCTATCCAGAAGTTGTCTAGTTGATGCTTGGAAGGGCAAACCG tttcttccaaaattgaaaattcttgatCTCCGTCACTCTCGTGATCTCATTAGAACCCCAGACTTCTCGGGTCTCCCAGCCCTTGAAAAACTAATACTTGAAGACTGCATCCGTTTGGTTCAATTTCACGAATCTATTGGTGATTTACAAAGATTGTTGATCTTAAATCTAAGAAATTGTACAAGTCTTATGGAGCTTCCAGAAGAAATGAGTAGATTGAATTCACTTCAAGAGCTGGTTTTAAATGGTTGTTCAAATCTTAATAACCTGAATATGGAGTTAGAGCATCATCAAGGGCGCAAGTTGCTTCAAAGTGATGGAATTGTTGCAAGTACATCATTCATTTCATCTCTTCCATTGAAGCTATTCTTTCCCTTTAGGTTTTCAACGAGGAAAATGTTGAGATTTACCTTGTTTTCACTGCCACGCTTCTTGGAGAGTCTAGATTTAAGTGGAActccaatttgttttcttccagaAAGCATCAAGGATCTTGGTCTACTCAGAGCcctatatttaagaaattgcaAAATGCTTCAGGCACTCCCAGAGCTTCCATTCCTTTTGGATTTGTTAGATGTGTCCTTTTGCTATTCACTGCAAGGACTTGCAAATCCAAAGAGTTGGACTGAAGGAGATGGTTGTGATCACTTAGTCGAGTTCCAAGATCGGATAAAGCAAGAATTAATTCAAAAGGTAGACTCTCAAATGTTCAGAATAATGGAAACGGTTAGTGCTCAAATACAGCCATCGAGATTTCAGGTCCTCCTTCAcccattttattgttttggaaatctacattttaatacttttctttTACTCATTTTATAA